A genomic stretch from Sphingomonas sp. HDW15A includes:
- a CDS encoding homocysteine S-methyltransferase family protein, with translation MNSAAEFRAEAAKRVLVKDGAYGTMIQAARIDDYAGSLGLVADQKGNNDLLNLTRSDLIVSICRQFADSGADLLATNTFNANAISQSDYGSDAARLVGEMNREAARITRSVADSSPGKRWVAGALGPTNKTLSLSPDVNDPGYREVTFGEVKAVYREQVEALAEGGVDFILIETVFDTLNAKAAIMATLEAEAALGRPLPIMLSMTLTDLSGRNLSGHTVEAFWASVRHARPLTIGLNCSFGAEQLRPHLAALSAQAETLVMAYPNAGLPNDLGEYDEAAEETAGQVDGWLDEGLVNVVGGCCGTTPAHIAAIARIVEGKPPRVLPAERHQTLLAGLEPMVIAA, from the coding sequence ATGAATTCCGCGGCCGAATTCCGTGCCGAAGCGGCGAAGCGTGTGCTGGTGAAGGACGGCGCCTATGGGACGATGATCCAGGCTGCCCGGATCGACGATTATGCCGGCTCGCTCGGCCTCGTCGCCGATCAGAAGGGCAACAACGACCTGCTCAACCTCACCCGGTCCGACCTGATCGTATCGATATGCCGCCAGTTCGCCGACTCCGGCGCCGATCTTCTTGCGACAAACACCTTCAACGCCAACGCCATCAGCCAGTCGGACTATGGCTCTGACGCTGCGCGTCTCGTCGGCGAAATGAACCGTGAGGCGGCACGCATCACCCGGTCTGTCGCTGATAGTTCGCCGGGCAAGCGATGGGTCGCCGGTGCGCTGGGTCCGACCAACAAGACCTTATCCCTGTCACCCGACGTCAACGATCCGGGCTACCGCGAAGTGACGTTCGGCGAGGTGAAGGCCGTCTATCGCGAGCAGGTCGAGGCCCTGGCTGAGGGAGGCGTTGATTTCATCCTGATCGAGACGGTTTTCGACACGCTGAACGCGAAGGCGGCGATCATGGCGACGCTTGAGGCTGAGGCCGCGCTTGGACGCCCGCTGCCGATCATGCTGTCGATGACGCTCACCGATCTTTCGGGCCGCAACCTCTCGGGGCATACGGTCGAGGCCTTTTGGGCCAGCGTCCGTCATGCCCGGCCGCTGACCATCGGCCTCAACTGCTCGTTCGGTGCCGAGCAGCTTCGACCTCACCTCGCCGCGCTGTCGGCGCAGGCGGAAACTTTGGTCATGGCCTATCCGAACGCGGGGCTCCCCAACGATCTTGGCGAATATGACGAAGCTGCCGAGGAGACCGCGGGGCAGGTCGACGGCTGGCTCGATGAAGGCCTGGTCAACGTCGTCGGCGGTTGTTGCGGTACGACCCCGGCGCATATCGCCGCGATCGCCCGAATCGTCGAGGGCAAGCCTCCTCGGGTCCTTCCGGCCGAACGGCACCAAACGCTGCTCGCAGGCCTCGAGCCGATGGTGATTGCCGCGTGA
- the metF gene encoding methylenetetrahydrofolate reductase [NAD(P)H]: protein MNRSSQAALAEHAPLFAEARGDIAVSFEFFPPKSEAMAETLWRSIETLAPLHPRFVSVTYGAGGTTRERTHATVTRIARETDLTAAAHLTCVDASRGEVDDVAKAYWDAGVRHVVALRGDPPETGRGFEAHPDGYANAAELVAGLKKVADFDISVACYPEVHPEADCPESDIENLLRKIDAGANRAISQFFFSADCFFRFRDKVTALRPDVEIVPGILPVTNVAQARRFSGQCGATIPAWMDDTFEGLDDLPAARQLVAATIAGELCGQLYAGGVRHFHFYTLNRAELAYSICHLLGVRVR, encoded by the coding sequence ATGAACCGGAGCAGCCAAGCCGCCTTGGCCGAGCACGCGCCTTTGTTCGCCGAGGCCCGGGGCGACATTGCCGTCAGTTTCGAATTCTTTCCACCCAAGTCCGAGGCGATGGCCGAGACGCTGTGGCGCTCGATCGAGACACTCGCACCGCTTCATCCCCGCTTCGTCAGCGTCACGTACGGCGCAGGCGGAACAACGCGAGAGCGCACGCACGCCACGGTCACGCGGATTGCTCGCGAAACCGATCTCACCGCCGCGGCTCACCTGACCTGTGTCGACGCCAGCCGCGGTGAAGTGGATGACGTCGCCAAAGCCTATTGGGACGCCGGCGTACGCCATGTGGTTGCTCTCCGCGGCGACCCACCCGAAACAGGTCGCGGTTTTGAGGCGCATCCGGACGGCTATGCCAACGCCGCCGAACTAGTTGCCGGCCTCAAGAAGGTCGCAGATTTCGACATCAGCGTCGCCTGCTATCCGGAGGTGCATCCGGAAGCCGACTGTCCGGAAAGCGACATTGAAAATTTACTCAGGAAGATCGACGCAGGCGCGAACCGCGCGATCAGCCAGTTCTTCTTCTCCGCGGACTGCTTCTTCCGCTTTCGCGACAAGGTGACCGCGCTTCGCCCCGACGTCGAGATTGTGCCGGGGATCCTGCCGGTGACCAACGTCGCTCAGGCGCGGCGCTTTTCCGGCCAATGCGGCGCAACCATCCCGGCCTGGATGGACGACACCTTCGAAGGCCTCGACGATCTGCCCGCCGCCCGGCAGCTTGTCGCGGCCACGATCGCCGGCGAACTGTGTGGCCAGCTTTATGCCGGCGGTGTCCGTCACTTCCACTTCTACACGCTCAACCGCGCCGAACTGGCTTACTCCATCTGCCACCTTCTGGGAGTTCGCGTCCGATGA
- a CDS encoding metalloregulator ArsR/SmtB family transcription factor, translating into MSDAALQRLSVVDLFQALADPSRLRILGLLRTMELSVGELAQVLGQSQPRVSRHVRILADSGLIERHKEGSWVFLRIGRGATSDALFSLIGSHGDGATESVFEADRVRLAAVRSLRAEAAERYFASLADRWDSIRSLHVPETRVEQAIEQALGRDSLGRLIDIGTGTGRMIELLGPRAAESIGIDRSYEMLRVARVKLDRAGIAGASLRQGDMYALPLADDAADNVILHQVLHYAQAPAAAIAEASRILRPGGQLLIVDFAPHEREEFRESDAHARLGFADDAIHGWMAAAGLEPDYTQHLEGGELTVTLWRGTKPAQAERIAA; encoded by the coding sequence ATGAGTGATGCCGCCCTGCAGCGATTGTCCGTTGTGGACCTGTTCCAGGCACTGGCGGATCCTTCGCGGCTTCGCATTCTGGGACTTCTTCGCACCATGGAGCTTTCCGTCGGGGAGCTCGCCCAGGTGCTTGGCCAAAGCCAGCCGCGGGTTTCGCGACATGTGCGGATTTTGGCGGATTCCGGGCTAATCGAGCGTCACAAGGAAGGCAGCTGGGTGTTCCTCCGGATCGGCCGAGGCGCGACGTCCGATGCCCTCTTCTCGCTCATTGGTTCGCACGGCGACGGCGCAACGGAATCCGTGTTCGAAGCGGACCGCGTTCGGCTCGCCGCAGTTCGCTCATTGCGGGCCGAAGCTGCCGAGCGTTATTTCGCGTCGCTTGCCGATCGGTGGGATTCCATTCGATCGCTCCACGTGCCCGAAACCCGCGTCGAGCAGGCGATCGAGCAAGCGCTGGGCCGCGATTCGCTTGGGCGTCTGATCGACATTGGCACCGGGACTGGCCGGATGATCGAATTGCTCGGTCCGCGAGCCGCGGAATCGATTGGCATCGATCGCTCTTACGAAATGCTGCGTGTAGCGAGGGTTAAACTCGACCGAGCCGGAATTGCCGGTGCTTCGCTTCGTCAGGGGGATATGTATGCGCTGCCGCTTGCTGATGACGCTGCGGACAATGTCATCCTCCACCAGGTCCTTCATTATGCCCAGGCACCCGCCGCTGCCATCGCGGAGGCATCGCGCATCCTGCGGCCCGGCGGGCAGTTGCTGATCGTCGACTTTGCTCCGCATGAAAGGGAAGAGTTCCGGGAAAGCGATGCTCACGCCCGCCTCGGCTTTGCGGACGATGCGATTCACGGTTGGATGGCGGCGGCAGGGCTGGAGCCGGACTATACGCAGCACCTCGAAGGCGGCGAGCTGACCGTCACGCTGTGGCGCGGTACGAAGCCAGCGCAGGCAGAGCGGATCGCGGCATGA
- the groL gene encoding chaperonin GroEL (60 kDa chaperone family; promotes refolding of misfolded polypeptides especially under stressful conditions; forms two stacked rings of heptamers to form a barrel-shaped 14mer; ends can be capped by GroES; misfolded proteins enter the barrel where they are refolded when GroES binds), translated as MAAKDVKFSRDARERIMKGVDILADAVKVTLGPKGRNVVIDKSFGAPRITKDGVTVAKEIELKDKFENMGAQMVREVASKTNDIAGDGTTTATVLAQSIVREGMKSVAAGMNPMDLKRGIDLAVTKVVEDLKGRSKPVSGSSEIAQVGIISANGDREVGEKIAEAMDKVGKEGVITVEEAKGLEFELDVVEGMQFDRGYLSPYFITNPEKMQVELNDPYILIHEKKLSNLQAMLPILEAVVQSGRPLLIIAEDIEGEALATLVVNKLRGGLKVAAVKAPGFGDRRKAMLEDIAILTGGEMISEDLGIKLENVTVNMLGTAKKVVIDKDNTTIVDGAGTSDAIQARTAAIRQQIDNTTSDYDREKLQERLAKLAGGVAVIKVGGATEVEVKERKDRVDDALHATRAAVEEGIVPGGGTALLYATKALDGLKGANDDQTRGIDIIRRAIEAPLRQIASNAGVDGAVVAGNLLREGDQTQGFNAATDTYENLVSAGVIDPTKVVRTALQDAASVAGLLITTEATIAEMPEDKPAMPMGGGMGGMGGMDF; from the coding sequence ATGGCAGCCAAGGACGTGAAATTCAGCCGTGACGCGCGCGAGCGCATCATGAAGGGCGTCGACATCCTCGCCGACGCCGTCAAGGTGACTTTGGGCCCCAAGGGCCGCAACGTCGTCATCGACAAGAGCTTCGGTGCTCCGCGCATCACCAAGGATGGCGTCACCGTCGCCAAGGAAATCGAGCTCAAGGACAAGTTCGAGAACATGGGCGCGCAGATGGTCCGCGAGGTCGCCTCGAAGACTAACGACATTGCCGGTGACGGCACCACCACCGCCACCGTTCTCGCCCAGTCCATTGTCCGCGAAGGCATGAAGTCGGTCGCGGCCGGAATGAACCCGATGGACCTGAAGCGCGGCATCGATCTCGCCGTCACGAAGGTCGTCGAGGACCTCAAGGGCCGCTCGAAGCCGGTCTCCGGCTCGTCGGAAATCGCCCAGGTCGGGATCATCTCGGCCAACGGCGACCGCGAAGTCGGCGAGAAGATCGCCGAGGCGATGGACAAGGTCGGCAAGGAAGGCGTCATCACCGTCGAGGAAGCCAAGGGCCTCGAATTCGAGCTCGATGTCGTCGAAGGCATGCAGTTCGACCGCGGCTACCTCTCGCCTTACTTCATCACCAATCCGGAAAAAATGCAGGTCGAGCTCAACGACCCGTACATCCTCATCCATGAAAAGAAGTTGTCTAACCTTCAGGCGATGCTCCCGATCCTGGAAGCGGTCGTCCAGTCGGGCCGTCCGCTGCTGATCATCGCCGAGGACATCGAGGGCGAGGCGCTCGCGACGCTCGTCGTCAACAAGCTCCGCGGCGGCCTCAAGGTCGCGGCCGTCAAGGCTCCGGGCTTCGGCGATCGCCGAAAGGCGATGCTCGAGGACATCGCCATCCTGACCGGCGGCGAGATGATCTCGGAAGATCTCGGCATCAAGCTCGAGAACGTCACCGTCAACATGCTCGGCACGGCGAAGAAGGTCGTCATCGACAAGGACAACACGACAATCGTCGATGGCGCCGGCACAAGCGATGCCATCCAGGCCCGCACGGCAGCGATCCGCCAGCAGATCGACAACACCACCAGCGACTACGACCGTGAGAAGCTCCAGGAGCGTCTTGCCAAGCTCGCCGGCGGCGTTGCCGTGATCAAGGTCGGCGGTGCAACCGAGGTCGAGGTGAAGGAGCGCAAGGACCGCGTTGACGACGCGCTCCACGCGACCCGCGCGGCGGTCGAGGAAGGCATCGTTCCGGGCGGCGGTACGGCGCTGCTCTACGCCACCAAGGCTCTCGATGGTCTCAAGGGCGCGAACGACGACCAGACCCGCGGAATCGACATCATCCGCCGTGCGATCGAAGCTCCGCTTCGCCAGATCGCAAGCAATGCGGGTGTCGACGGTGCTGTAGTGGCCGGCAACCTGCTTCGCGAAGGCGACCAGACGCAGGGCTTCAATGCCGCGACCGACACCTACGAGAACCTCGTAAGCGCCGGTGTGATCGATCCGACCAAGGTCGTCCGTACCGCGCTTCAGGACGCGGCTTCGGTCGCCGGCCTGCTCATCACCACCGAAGCGACCATCGCGGAAATGCCGGAAGACAAGCCGGCGATGCCGATGGGCGGCGGAATGGGCGGAATGGGCGGAATGGACTTCTGA
- a CDS encoding L,D-transpeptidase family protein, with product MKRLLIACTAVALLSGCETSPGPYRDIAVAPPAPVIDNPLTTAAEREAAAKFGGTALRPGDYRILPAAAIPAKGEVKVLVSLRNQKTYVYKAGQLIAISTSSHGTADHPTDPGQFKILQKKPFHRSNKYSNAPMPHMQRLDKWGRAFHGGVVPGYPASHGCIRLPPKMAKALYGLTKVGDVVEIEA from the coding sequence ATGAAGAGATTGTTAATCGCGTGCACTGCCGTCGCTTTGCTGTCCGGCTGCGAGACTTCCCCGGGACCCTATCGCGATATCGCCGTCGCTCCGCCCGCGCCCGTCATCGATAATCCGTTGACTACCGCCGCGGAGCGCGAAGCGGCTGCCAAGTTCGGCGGAACGGCACTGAGACCCGGCGATTACCGCATTCTACCGGCGGCCGCGATTCCGGCCAAGGGCGAGGTGAAAGTGCTTGTCAGCCTGCGCAACCAGAAGACTTACGTCTACAAGGCGGGGCAGCTGATCGCCATTTCGACTTCCTCTCACGGCACGGCCGATCATCCCACCGATCCCGGGCAGTTCAAGATTCTCCAAAAGAAGCCGTTCCACCGTTCGAACAAATATTCGAACGCGCCGATGCCGCACATGCAGCGACTCGACAAATGGGGCCGGGCTTTCCACGGCGGGGTCGTTCCCGGATACCCCGCGAGTCACGGCTGCATCCGCTTGCCACCGAAAATGGCCAAGGCGCTTTACGGTTTGACCAAGGTCGGCGACGTGGTGGAGATCGAGGCCTAG
- a CDS encoding MATE family efflux transporter: MQRARTGDGNLWRAEARSTLALAWPLILANLTTQLIQATDAILLGRLGAMELAAAALALSLTFAMTLFGFGVLTASSPMMASALGARFNAVRDVRRTFRQAVWAAMLIVAPIMLVLWFAEPIIVALGQEKTLAEGAAIFLRGYMWALPPWMLFQVMRNFVAALERPAWVLAISGTGIAVNAIAGYALIFGKLGMPELGLFGGGLASSITWAAMTLALAIVIVTDRQFRRFHLFGRFWRADWRRFRQIFRLGLPIGLAMAFEGAVFSAAAYLMGLIDAVSVAAHQVALQIAATSFMVPLGLAQAATVRVGLAYGRRDAGGIARAGWTALVMGIAFMAAMALLMWAFPRELVTLFFDDTSANARAIALASSFLLIAALFQMVDGAQVVGAGMLRGLHDTRVPMIYALIGYWIVGIGTGIWLGFGADWEGQGIWAGLATGLGFVAVLMIRRWSMRGALGLVPKP, from the coding sequence ATGCAACGCGCACGGACAGGCGATGGTAACTTGTGGCGGGCGGAGGCGCGCTCGACGCTGGCGCTCGCCTGGCCGCTCATTCTCGCCAATCTCACGACCCAGCTTATCCAGGCGACCGACGCCATCCTGCTCGGACGGCTTGGAGCGATGGAACTGGCGGCCGCAGCGCTGGCGCTTAGCCTGACCTTCGCCATGACCCTGTTTGGCTTTGGAGTGCTCACCGCGTCGTCGCCGATGATGGCATCCGCGCTCGGCGCCCGCTTCAATGCCGTACGCGACGTTCGTCGCACATTCCGCCAGGCGGTGTGGGCAGCGATGCTGATCGTCGCTCCCATCATGCTCGTCCTATGGTTCGCCGAGCCGATCATCGTCGCATTGGGTCAGGAAAAAACCCTGGCGGAAGGTGCGGCAATTTTCCTGCGCGGATACATGTGGGCGCTGCCGCCGTGGATGCTTTTCCAGGTGATGCGCAACTTCGTTGCCGCGTTGGAGCGGCCGGCTTGGGTTCTGGCGATTAGCGGCACCGGGATCGCGGTCAACGCGATCGCCGGTTACGCACTGATTTTCGGGAAACTGGGAATGCCGGAGCTCGGCCTGTTCGGGGGCGGCCTCGCCAGTTCGATCACTTGGGCCGCGATGACCCTGGCTCTGGCGATTGTCATCGTCACGGATCGCCAGTTCCGGCGCTTTCACTTGTTCGGCCGGTTCTGGCGGGCGGACTGGCGGCGATTCCGGCAGATCTTCAGGCTCGGCCTGCCGATCGGCCTGGCCATGGCGTTCGAAGGCGCAGTATTCAGCGCCGCCGCCTATCTCATGGGCCTGATAGATGCGGTCTCGGTCGCCGCGCACCAGGTCGCGCTGCAAATTGCCGCGACAAGCTTCATGGTTCCCTTGGGCCTGGCGCAGGCGGCAACGGTTCGCGTTGGCCTCGCTTACGGCCGCCGCGACGCGGGCGGCATCGCGCGCGCGGGCTGGACGGCGCTGGTCATGGGTATCGCGTTCATGGCCGCCATGGCGCTGCTCATGTGGGCATTCCCTCGCGAACTCGTCACTTTGTTCTTTGACGACACGTCCGCCAATGCCCGGGCAATCGCACTCGCCTCGTCATTCTTGCTCATCGCTGCGCTTTTCCAGATGGTCGACGGCGCGCAGGTCGTCGGCGCCGGGATGCTTCGGGGGCTTCACGATACGCGCGTGCCGATGATCTACGCCCTTATCGGCTACTGGATCGTCGGCATCGGGACCGGAATCTGGCTTGGCTTCGGCGCGGATTGGGAAGGGCAAGGCATCTGGGCCGGGCTCGCTACGGGCCTGGGCTTTGTGGCCGTGCTGATGATCCGCCGCTGGTCGATGCGCGGCGCGCTCGGCCTGGTTCCGAAGCCCTAG
- the sppA gene encoding signal peptide peptidase SppA encodes MRFVAAIWKLLVGIKDAMVLILMLMFFGMIYAVLSSRPAPIGHGVLALDLDGVIVEQPREIDPIAALAGGSGMREHRLSDIIAVLRKAKDDDRVKAVALDLDRFLGGGQTSLASVGDALDEVRKSGKTVAVYATGYSNDAYQLAAHASEIWVPELGAVAIAGPGGSNLYYKGLLDKLGVTANTYRVGQFKSGIEPFTRNDMSPEARENAQALGDALLETWKDDVRRARPQAGAGLERFLGDPVGAAAAAGGSMSKAALSLKLVDKVGERSDFNSRLAELGGKDEESIGGYKRIALRAYERSLDKHSGPIGVVTIAGEIVDGRAGPGSAAAETIAKSIEDGLELGTLKALVLRIDSPGGSALASERIRHAILAAKKEGLPVVASMGDVAASGGYWVATPADFIIAEPSTITGSIGVYGVLPSFQGTLQKLGIGADGIRTTPLSGEPDLLNGPSPAANALIQAGVEQIYAKFLAITAASRKKPIDEINRIAQGRVWDGGTARQLGLVDGFGDMDEAIAKAAELAKLGKNERGLTYLEKGPDAWTGFLAGLAQDEEESDAAPADALAALGPAPQTLVMRVLGDIERILSGPTLQLRCLECGAYESAPPPPKSESGWRSILLGLLG; translated from the coding sequence ATGCGCTTCGTCGCCGCGATCTGGAAGCTGCTTGTCGGGATCAAGGACGCAATGGTCCTGATCCTAATGCTGATGTTCTTCGGGATGATTTACGCTGTCCTTTCGTCCCGACCCGCACCGATCGGTCACGGTGTCCTGGCGCTCGATCTCGACGGCGTGATCGTTGAGCAACCGCGCGAAATCGACCCGATTGCGGCGCTCGCCGGCGGCTCGGGAATGCGCGAACACCGATTGAGCGATATCATCGCCGTGCTTCGGAAGGCCAAGGACGACGACCGCGTGAAAGCCGTCGCGCTCGACCTGGACCGGTTTCTAGGCGGCGGCCAGACGTCGCTTGCCTCGGTCGGCGACGCGCTCGATGAGGTGCGCAAGTCCGGGAAGACGGTCGCGGTTTACGCCACGGGCTATTCCAACGATGCCTACCAGCTTGCCGCCCATGCCTCCGAGATCTGGGTTCCGGAGCTGGGAGCGGTGGCGATCGCCGGCCCGGGCGGAAGCAACCTTTATTACAAGGGACTTCTCGACAAGCTTGGGGTGACCGCGAACACCTACCGGGTGGGTCAGTTCAAGTCTGGAATCGAACCCTTCACCCGCAACGACATGTCGCCCGAAGCGCGTGAAAACGCACAGGCGCTTGGCGATGCCTTGCTGGAAACGTGGAAAGACGATGTCCGCCGGGCCCGGCCGCAGGCCGGTGCCGGGCTCGAACGCTTTCTGGGCGATCCGGTCGGGGCGGCAGCAGCAGCCGGAGGAAGCATGTCGAAAGCGGCGCTTTCGCTGAAGCTGGTCGACAAGGTCGGCGAACGCAGCGACTTCAACAGCCGGCTCGCCGAGCTTGGCGGCAAGGACGAGGAATCAATCGGCGGCTACAAGAGGATTGCCCTGCGAGCTTACGAGCGGTCGTTAGACAAGCACTCCGGGCCCATTGGCGTCGTAACCATTGCCGGCGAGATCGTCGATGGACGCGCAGGCCCGGGAAGCGCCGCCGCCGAAACCATTGCGAAGTCGATCGAGGATGGTCTTGAACTCGGAACCCTGAAAGCGCTGGTCCTGCGCATCGACAGCCCGGGCGGGTCGGCGCTGGCTTCCGAGCGTATCCGCCATGCCATCCTTGCCGCCAAGAAGGAGGGGCTGCCAGTCGTTGCCTCGATGGGCGATGTCGCAGCGTCAGGCGGATACTGGGTCGCGACTCCGGCCGATTTCATCATAGCCGAGCCATCGACCATCACCGGTTCGATCGGGGTTTATGGCGTGCTTCCAAGCTTCCAGGGGACACTGCAGAAGCTGGGAATCGGCGCCGACGGGATCCGCACCACACCGCTTTCCGGTGAACCGGACTTGCTCAATGGCCCATCGCCCGCTGCGAATGCGCTGATCCAGGCCGGAGTCGAACAGATTTACGCCAAGTTCCTGGCGATTACGGCCGCGAGCCGAAAGAAGCCGATCGATGAGATCAACCGGATCGCGCAGGGCCGCGTCTGGGACGGCGGCACTGCCCGGCAGCTTGGCCTGGTGGATGGGTTCGGCGACATGGACGAAGCCATCGCGAAGGCCGCGGAGCTCGCAAAGCTTGGCAAGAATGAGCGCGGCCTGACCTATCTGGAGAAGGGGCCGGATGCGTGGACCGGTTTCTTGGCCGGCCTTGCTCAGGACGAGGAGGAGAGCGATGCGGCGCCCGCCGACGCGCTTGCGGCGCTCGGGCCCGCGCCGCAGACGCTGGTCATGCGGGTGCTGGGTGACATCGAGCGGATTTTGTCCGGGCCAACATTGCAGCTTCGATGCCTGGAATGCGGGGCTTATGAATCGGCGCCGCCGCCCCCGAAGTCGGAAAGCGGCTGGCGCTCAATTCTGCTTGGATTGCTTGGCTGA
- a CDS encoding PepSY domain-containing protein: MGTRATLRRWHVWLGWLIAVPMLFWTLSGVVMVLRPIEEVRGTNLLREPAPMTLAMPAVPPSLEGLPVESLSLEQRSVGPRWVITTADGKSRMADPVTGGLVPDYGAADAAREVEARYTGDARVVSTSRVNPSDPPKDLRREMTGWLVEMSDGTHFYVDSGSGAIAARRTAWWRFYDFMWGLHIMDLETREDTHHAWIVGFGALALVSTLMALVLLPMTGKRKRNGSAKQSKQN, encoded by the coding sequence GTGGGGACCCGCGCAACTTTACGCCGCTGGCACGTCTGGCTCGGCTGGTTGATCGCCGTGCCGATGCTATTCTGGACGCTTTCCGGCGTCGTGATGGTGTTGCGGCCGATTGAGGAAGTGCGCGGAACGAATCTGCTGCGCGAGCCTGCACCCATGACGCTCGCCATGCCTGCGGTTCCGCCAAGCCTCGAAGGGCTACCCGTCGAAAGCCTTTCGCTTGAGCAGCGTAGCGTCGGGCCGCGCTGGGTCATCACAACCGCGGACGGCAAGTCTCGAATGGCCGACCCGGTGACCGGCGGACTGGTGCCGGATTATGGTGCAGCCGACGCGGCCCGCGAGGTCGAGGCGCGCTACACCGGCGATGCAAGGGTCGTCTCCACGTCTCGCGTCAACCCGTCCGATCCGCCGAAAGATCTTCGCCGGGAAATGACCGGTTGGCTCGTTGAAATGAGCGACGGCACGCATTTCTATGTCGATTCCGGATCGGGCGCGATCGCCGCTCGTCGAACGGCGTGGTGGCGCTTCTACGATTTCATGTGGGGGCTCCACATCATGGACCTCGAGACTCGCGAGGATACGCACCACGCGTGGATCGTGGGCTTCGGGGCGCTCGCTCTTGTCAGCACGCTCATGGCGCTCGTCCTCCTACCGATGACCGGCAAGAGGAAACGCAACGGCTCAGCCAAGCAATCCAAGCAGAATTGA
- the lpdA gene encoding dihydrolipoyl dehydrogenase, whose protein sequence is MADYDYDVLVIGAGPGGYVAAIRAAQLGLKTACAESRETLGGTCLNVGCIPSKAMLHASEYFDAAKNGAMAKMGIEVEPKLNLDAMHGQRIDAVKQLTGGIEFLFKKNKVTWLKGFATFEDAHSVTVAGQKVTAKNIVIATGSSVTPLPGVEIDEKIVVSSTGALELPKVPEHMVVIGGGVIGLELGSVWRRLGAKVTCVEFLDQILPGMDGDVRKEANKIFKKQGIEFKLGTKVTGVKVNGGKATLTLEPAKGGASETLEADCVLVSIGRRPNTDGLALEKIGLQVNNRGQIETDHDFRTKVDGVWAVGDVIPGPMLAHKAEDEGIAVAENIAGLTGIVNHDVIPGVVYTWPEIAGVGLTEEDAKAKYGDVKVGKFPMLANSRAKTNHEPDGFVKVIAEAKTDRVVGVWAIASVAGTMIAQAAQAMEFGATSEDIAYTCHAHPTHSEAIKEAAMAVQGKPIHV, encoded by the coding sequence ATGGCTGACTACGATTATGACGTTCTGGTGATTGGCGCCGGTCCCGGCGGATATGTCGCAGCGATTCGCGCGGCGCAGCTTGGCCTCAAGACCGCCTGCGCAGAAAGTCGCGAGACGCTTGGCGGAACCTGCCTCAACGTCGGCTGCATTCCTTCGAAGGCGATGCTCCACGCGTCGGAATATTTCGATGCGGCGAAGAACGGCGCGATGGCCAAGATGGGGATCGAGGTCGAGCCCAAGCTCAACCTCGACGCGATGCACGGCCAGCGCATTGACGCGGTCAAGCAACTGACCGGCGGAATCGAGTTCCTGTTCAAGAAGAACAAGGTCACCTGGCTGAAAGGTTTCGCCACGTTCGAGGACGCGCATAGCGTCACGGTTGCAGGACAGAAGGTCACCGCCAAGAACATCGTCATCGCCACAGGCTCGTCAGTCACGCCGCTTCCCGGCGTCGAAATCGATGAGAAGATCGTGGTCTCCTCAACCGGAGCGCTCGAGCTTCCGAAGGTGCCCGAGCACATGGTTGTCATCGGCGGCGGCGTCATCGGCCTCGAACTCGGAAGTGTCTGGCGGCGGCTCGGCGCGAAAGTGACCTGCGTCGAATTCCTCGACCAGATCCTGCCTGGCATGGACGGCGACGTCCGCAAGGAAGCCAACAAGATCTTCAAGAAGCAGGGCATCGAGTTCAAGCTCGGAACCAAGGTCACCGGCGTGAAGGTCAATGGCGGCAAGGCGACTCTGACGCTGGAACCCGCCAAGGGCGGCGCATCGGAAACGCTTGAGGCCGACTGTGTGCTTGTATCGATCGGCCGCCGTCCCAACACCGACGGCCTCGCGCTCGAAAAGATCGGGCTGCAGGTAAACAATCGCGGCCAGATCGAAACCGACCACGATTTCCGCACCAAGGTCGACGGCGTGTGGGCGGTCGGCGACGTCATCCCCGGCCCGATGCTTGCCCACAAGGCCGAGGACGAGGGCATTGCCGTGGCGGAGAACATCGCCGGGCTAACGGGCATCGTGAACCATGACGTGATTCCGGGCGTGGTCTACACCTGGCCGGAGATTGCCGGCGTCGGGCTGACCGAGGAGGACGCCAAGGCCAAATATGGCGATGTGAAAGTCGGTAAGTTCCCGATGCTCGCCAACAGCCGCGCGAAGACCAACCATGAGCCCGATGGCTTCGTGAAGGTCATCGCCGAGGCCAAAACCGACCGGGTGGTCGGCGTGTGGGCCATCGCGTCGGTTGCGGGCACGATGATCGCCCAGGCGGCGCAGGCCATGGAGTTTGGCGCGACGAGCGAGGATATCGCCTACACCTGTCACGCCCACCCGACCCATTCGGAAGCAATCAAGGAAGCCGCGATGGCGGTCCAGGGCAAGCCGATCCACGTCTAG